A single Suricata suricatta isolate VVHF042 chromosome 2, meerkat_22Aug2017_6uvM2_HiC, whole genome shotgun sequence DNA region contains:
- the POLL gene encoding DNA polymerase lambda isoform X2 encodes MDPRGILKAFPKRKKIHTDPSSKALAKIPKKEDGEAGEWLSSLRAHVVPSGIGRARAQLFEKQIIQHGGQICAAQAPGVTHIVVDEGMDCERALRLLRLPQLPQGAQLVKSTWLSLCLQERRLVDTAGFSICIPNRPVSPPQRAEETLSIQAQPGSDDETSDGEETQVSAADLEALISGHYPTPLEGDGEPSPAPEGLDKWVCAQPSSQKTTNHNPHITEKLEVLAKAYSVQGDKWRALGYAKAINALKSFHKPVTSYQEAFSIPGIGKRMAEKITEILESGHLRKLDHISESVPVLELFSNIWGAGAKTARMWYQQGFRTLEDIRSQASLTTQQTIGLKHYDDFLERIPREEAAEIEQTVRESAQAFNPGLLCVACGSYRRGKATCGDVDVLLTHPDGRSHQGVFSRLLDSLRQRGFLTDDLVSQEENGQQQKYLGVCQLPGPGHRHRRLDIIVVPYSEFACALLYFTGSAHFNRSMRALAKTKGMSLSEHALSTAVVRDSRGLKVGSGRVLPTPTEKDVFRLLGLPYREPAERDW; translated from the exons ATGGACCCCAGGGGCATCTTGAAGGCATTTCCCAAGCGGAAGAAAATTCATACCGATCCATCATCAAAAGCACTTGCAAAGATTCCCaagaaagaagatggagaagCAGGAG AGTGGCTGAGCTCCCTGCGGGCCCATGTTGTGCCCAGTGGCATTGGGCGAGCCCGGGCACAGCTCTTTGAGAAGCAGATTATCCAGCATGGTGGCCAGATATGtgctgcccaggccccaggggtCACTCACATCGTGGTAGATGAAGGCATGGACTGTGAGCGAGCCCTCCGCCTCCTTCGACtgccccagctgccccagggcGCTCAGCTGGTGAAGTCCACCTGGCTGAGCCTGTGCCTGCAGGAGAGAAGGCTGGTGGACACGGCAGGATTCAGCATCTGTATCCCCAACAG gcCTGTATCTCCTCCCCAGAGGGCAGAAGAGACTCTGAGCATCCAAGCCCAG CCTGGCTCTGATGATGAAACCAGTGATGGGGAAGAGACTCAGGTTAGCGCAGCTGATCTGGAAGCCCTTATCAGTGGCCATTACCCCACACCCCTTGAGGGAGATGGGGAGCCAAGCCCAGCCCCTGAGGGCCTGGATAAGTGGGTCTGTGCACAGCCTTCGAGCCAAAAAACGACCAACCACAACCCCCACATCACAGAGAAGCTGGAAGTGCTGGCCAAAGCCTACAGTGTTCAGGGAGACAAGTGGAGGGCCCTGGGCTATGCCAAGGCCATCAATGCCCTCAAGAGCTTCCACAAGCCTGTAACCTCCTACCAG gaagccttcAGTATCCCCGGGATTGGAAAGCGGATGGCCGAGAAAATCACAGAGATCCTGGAGAGCGGCCATCTGCGGAAGCTGGACCATATCAGTGAGAGCGTGCCTGTCTTGGAGCTCTTTTCCAACATCTGGGGAGCTGGAGCTAAGACTGCCCGGATGTGGTACCAGCAG ggcTTCCGGACCCTAGAAGACATCCGCAGCCAGGCCTCCCTGACTACCCAGCAGACCATTGGCCTGAAGCATTATGATGACTTTCTGGAACGCATACCCAGGGAGGAGGCTGCAGAGATTGAGCAGACA GTCCGGGAATCAGCTCAGGCCTTCAACCCTGGGCTGCTGTGTGTGGCATGTGGTTCTTATCGACGCGGGAAGGCAACCTGTGGTGACGTGGACGTGCTGCTCACTCACCCGGATGGCCGGTCTCACCAGGGCGTCTTCAGTCGCCTCCTTGACAGCCTTCGGCAGCGAG GGTTCCTGACGGATGACCTGGTGAGCCAGGAGGAGAACGGTCAGCAGCAGAAGTACCTGGGTGTGTGCCAGCTCCCTGGGCCAGGGCACCGACACCGACGGCTGGACATCATCGTTGTGCCCTACAGCGAGTTTGCCTGTGCCCTGCTCTACTTCACTGGCTCTGCCCACTTCAACCGCTCCATGCGGGCTCTGGCCAAGACCAAGGGCATGAGCTTGTCGGAGCATGCCCTTAGCACGGCTGTGGTCCGGGACAGCCGAGGCCTCAAGGTGGGGTCTGGCCGAGTGCTGCCCACTCCCACTGAGAAGGATGTCTTCAGGCTCTTAGGCCTACCCTACCGGGAGCCAGCTGAGCGGGACTGGTAA
- the POLL gene encoding DNA polymerase lambda isoform X4: MDPRGILKAFPKRKKIHTDPSSKALAKIPKKEDGEAGEWLSSLRAHVVPSGIGRARAQLFEKQIIQHGGQICAAQAPGVTHIVVDEGMDCERALRLLRLPQLPQGAQLVKSTWLSLCLQERRLVDTAGFSICIPNRPVSPPQRAEETLSIQAQEAFSIPGIGKRMAEKITEILESGHLRKLDHISESVPVLELFSNIWGAGAKTARMWYQQGFRTLEDIRSQASLTTQQTIGLKHYDDFLERIPREEAAEIEQTVRESAQAFNPGLLCVACGSYRRGKATCGDVDVLLTHPDGRSHQGVFSRLLDSLRQRGFLTDDLVSQEENGQQQKYLGVCQLPGPGHRHRRLDIIVVPYSEFACALLYFTGSAHFNRSMRALAKTKGMSLSEHALSTAVVRDSRGLKVGSGRVLPTPTEKDVFRLLGLPYREPAERDW, translated from the exons ATGGACCCCAGGGGCATCTTGAAGGCATTTCCCAAGCGGAAGAAAATTCATACCGATCCATCATCAAAAGCACTTGCAAAGATTCCCaagaaagaagatggagaagCAGGAG AGTGGCTGAGCTCCCTGCGGGCCCATGTTGTGCCCAGTGGCATTGGGCGAGCCCGGGCACAGCTCTTTGAGAAGCAGATTATCCAGCATGGTGGCCAGATATGtgctgcccaggccccaggggtCACTCACATCGTGGTAGATGAAGGCATGGACTGTGAGCGAGCCCTCCGCCTCCTTCGACtgccccagctgccccagggcGCTCAGCTGGTGAAGTCCACCTGGCTGAGCCTGTGCCTGCAGGAGAGAAGGCTGGTGGACACGGCAGGATTCAGCATCTGTATCCCCAACAG gcCTGTATCTCCTCCCCAGAGGGCAGAAGAGACTCTGAGCATCCAAGCCCAG gaagccttcAGTATCCCCGGGATTGGAAAGCGGATGGCCGAGAAAATCACAGAGATCCTGGAGAGCGGCCATCTGCGGAAGCTGGACCATATCAGTGAGAGCGTGCCTGTCTTGGAGCTCTTTTCCAACATCTGGGGAGCTGGAGCTAAGACTGCCCGGATGTGGTACCAGCAG ggcTTCCGGACCCTAGAAGACATCCGCAGCCAGGCCTCCCTGACTACCCAGCAGACCATTGGCCTGAAGCATTATGATGACTTTCTGGAACGCATACCCAGGGAGGAGGCTGCAGAGATTGAGCAGACA GTCCGGGAATCAGCTCAGGCCTTCAACCCTGGGCTGCTGTGTGTGGCATGTGGTTCTTATCGACGCGGGAAGGCAACCTGTGGTGACGTGGACGTGCTGCTCACTCACCCGGATGGCCGGTCTCACCAGGGCGTCTTCAGTCGCCTCCTTGACAGCCTTCGGCAGCGAG GGTTCCTGACGGATGACCTGGTGAGCCAGGAGGAGAACGGTCAGCAGCAGAAGTACCTGGGTGTGTGCCAGCTCCCTGGGCCAGGGCACCGACACCGACGGCTGGACATCATCGTTGTGCCCTACAGCGAGTTTGCCTGTGCCCTGCTCTACTTCACTGGCTCTGCCCACTTCAACCGCTCCATGCGGGCTCTGGCCAAGACCAAGGGCATGAGCTTGTCGGAGCATGCCCTTAGCACGGCTGTGGTCCGGGACAGCCGAGGCCTCAAGGTGGGGTCTGGCCGAGTGCTGCCCACTCCCACTGAGAAGGATGTCTTCAGGCTCTTAGGCCTACCCTACCGGGAGCCAGCTGAGCGGGACTGGTAA
- the POLL gene encoding DNA polymerase lambda isoform X3 — MDPRGILKAFPKRKKIHTDPSSKALAKIPKKEDGEAGEWLSSLRAHVVPSGIGRARAQLFEKQIIQHGGQICAAQAPGVTHIVVDEGMDCERALRLLRLPQLPQGAQLVKSTWLSLCLQERRLVDTAGFSICIPNRYLDQPQLSKTDQDSSPLRGAHEALLRTALSSPPPPTRPVSPPQRAEETLSIQAQEAFSIPGIGKRMAEKITEILESGHLRKLDHISESVPVLELFSNIWGAGAKTARMWYQQGFRTLEDIRSQASLTTQQTIGLKHYDDFLERIPREEAAEIEQTVRESAQAFNPGLLCVACGSYRRGKATCGDVDVLLTHPDGRSHQGVFSRLLDSLRQRGFLTDDLVSQEENGQQQKYLGVCQLPGPGHRHRRLDIIVVPYSEFACALLYFTGSAHFNRSMRALAKTKGMSLSEHALSTAVVRDSRGLKVGSGRVLPTPTEKDVFRLLGLPYREPAERDW, encoded by the exons ATGGACCCCAGGGGCATCTTGAAGGCATTTCCCAAGCGGAAGAAAATTCATACCGATCCATCATCAAAAGCACTTGCAAAGATTCCCaagaaagaagatggagaagCAGGAG AGTGGCTGAGCTCCCTGCGGGCCCATGTTGTGCCCAGTGGCATTGGGCGAGCCCGGGCACAGCTCTTTGAGAAGCAGATTATCCAGCATGGTGGCCAGATATGtgctgcccaggccccaggggtCACTCACATCGTGGTAGATGAAGGCATGGACTGTGAGCGAGCCCTCCGCCTCCTTCGACtgccccagctgccccagggcGCTCAGCTGGTGAAGTCCACCTGGCTGAGCCTGTGCCTGCAGGAGAGAAGGCTGGTGGACACGGCAGGATTCAGCATCTGTATCCCCAACAG GTACCTGGACCAACCACAGCTCAGCAAGACAGACCAAGACTCTTCTCCTCTTCGGGGAGCCCATGAGGCTCTGCTCAGGACagccctctcttctccccctcctcccaccaggcCTGTATCTCCTCCCCAGAGGGCAGAAGAGACTCTGAGCATCCAAGCCCAG gaagccttcAGTATCCCCGGGATTGGAAAGCGGATGGCCGAGAAAATCACAGAGATCCTGGAGAGCGGCCATCTGCGGAAGCTGGACCATATCAGTGAGAGCGTGCCTGTCTTGGAGCTCTTTTCCAACATCTGGGGAGCTGGAGCTAAGACTGCCCGGATGTGGTACCAGCAG ggcTTCCGGACCCTAGAAGACATCCGCAGCCAGGCCTCCCTGACTACCCAGCAGACCATTGGCCTGAAGCATTATGATGACTTTCTGGAACGCATACCCAGGGAGGAGGCTGCAGAGATTGAGCAGACA GTCCGGGAATCAGCTCAGGCCTTCAACCCTGGGCTGCTGTGTGTGGCATGTGGTTCTTATCGACGCGGGAAGGCAACCTGTGGTGACGTGGACGTGCTGCTCACTCACCCGGATGGCCGGTCTCACCAGGGCGTCTTCAGTCGCCTCCTTGACAGCCTTCGGCAGCGAG GGTTCCTGACGGATGACCTGGTGAGCCAGGAGGAGAACGGTCAGCAGCAGAAGTACCTGGGTGTGTGCCAGCTCCCTGGGCCAGGGCACCGACACCGACGGCTGGACATCATCGTTGTGCCCTACAGCGAGTTTGCCTGTGCCCTGCTCTACTTCACTGGCTCTGCCCACTTCAACCGCTCCATGCGGGCTCTGGCCAAGACCAAGGGCATGAGCTTGTCGGAGCATGCCCTTAGCACGGCTGTGGTCCGGGACAGCCGAGGCCTCAAGGTGGGGTCTGGCCGAGTGCTGCCCACTCCCACTGAGAAGGATGTCTTCAGGCTCTTAGGCCTACCCTACCGGGAGCCAGCTGAGCGGGACTGGTAA
- the POLL gene encoding DNA polymerase lambda isoform X1, whose translation MDPRGILKAFPKRKKIHTDPSSKALAKIPKKEDGEAGEWLSSLRAHVVPSGIGRARAQLFEKQIIQHGGQICAAQAPGVTHIVVDEGMDCERALRLLRLPQLPQGAQLVKSTWLSLCLQERRLVDTAGFSICIPNRYLDQPQLSKTDQDSSPLRGAHEALLRTALSSPPPPTRPVSPPQRAEETLSIQAQPGSDDETSDGEETQVSAADLEALISGHYPTPLEGDGEPSPAPEGLDKWVCAQPSSQKTTNHNPHITEKLEVLAKAYSVQGDKWRALGYAKAINALKSFHKPVTSYQEAFSIPGIGKRMAEKITEILESGHLRKLDHISESVPVLELFSNIWGAGAKTARMWYQQGFRTLEDIRSQASLTTQQTIGLKHYDDFLERIPREEAAEIEQTVRESAQAFNPGLLCVACGSYRRGKATCGDVDVLLTHPDGRSHQGVFSRLLDSLRQRGFLTDDLVSQEENGQQQKYLGVCQLPGPGHRHRRLDIIVVPYSEFACALLYFTGSAHFNRSMRALAKTKGMSLSEHALSTAVVRDSRGLKVGSGRVLPTPTEKDVFRLLGLPYREPAERDW comes from the exons ATGGACCCCAGGGGCATCTTGAAGGCATTTCCCAAGCGGAAGAAAATTCATACCGATCCATCATCAAAAGCACTTGCAAAGATTCCCaagaaagaagatggagaagCAGGAG AGTGGCTGAGCTCCCTGCGGGCCCATGTTGTGCCCAGTGGCATTGGGCGAGCCCGGGCACAGCTCTTTGAGAAGCAGATTATCCAGCATGGTGGCCAGATATGtgctgcccaggccccaggggtCACTCACATCGTGGTAGATGAAGGCATGGACTGTGAGCGAGCCCTCCGCCTCCTTCGACtgccccagctgccccagggcGCTCAGCTGGTGAAGTCCACCTGGCTGAGCCTGTGCCTGCAGGAGAGAAGGCTGGTGGACACGGCAGGATTCAGCATCTGTATCCCCAACAG GTACCTGGACCAACCACAGCTCAGCAAGACAGACCAAGACTCTTCTCCTCTTCGGGGAGCCCATGAGGCTCTGCTCAGGACagccctctcttctccccctcctcccaccaggcCTGTATCTCCTCCCCAGAGGGCAGAAGAGACTCTGAGCATCCAAGCCCAG CCTGGCTCTGATGATGAAACCAGTGATGGGGAAGAGACTCAGGTTAGCGCAGCTGATCTGGAAGCCCTTATCAGTGGCCATTACCCCACACCCCTTGAGGGAGATGGGGAGCCAAGCCCAGCCCCTGAGGGCCTGGATAAGTGGGTCTGTGCACAGCCTTCGAGCCAAAAAACGACCAACCACAACCCCCACATCACAGAGAAGCTGGAAGTGCTGGCCAAAGCCTACAGTGTTCAGGGAGACAAGTGGAGGGCCCTGGGCTATGCCAAGGCCATCAATGCCCTCAAGAGCTTCCACAAGCCTGTAACCTCCTACCAG gaagccttcAGTATCCCCGGGATTGGAAAGCGGATGGCCGAGAAAATCACAGAGATCCTGGAGAGCGGCCATCTGCGGAAGCTGGACCATATCAGTGAGAGCGTGCCTGTCTTGGAGCTCTTTTCCAACATCTGGGGAGCTGGAGCTAAGACTGCCCGGATGTGGTACCAGCAG ggcTTCCGGACCCTAGAAGACATCCGCAGCCAGGCCTCCCTGACTACCCAGCAGACCATTGGCCTGAAGCATTATGATGACTTTCTGGAACGCATACCCAGGGAGGAGGCTGCAGAGATTGAGCAGACA GTCCGGGAATCAGCTCAGGCCTTCAACCCTGGGCTGCTGTGTGTGGCATGTGGTTCTTATCGACGCGGGAAGGCAACCTGTGGTGACGTGGACGTGCTGCTCACTCACCCGGATGGCCGGTCTCACCAGGGCGTCTTCAGTCGCCTCCTTGACAGCCTTCGGCAGCGAG GGTTCCTGACGGATGACCTGGTGAGCCAGGAGGAGAACGGTCAGCAGCAGAAGTACCTGGGTGTGTGCCAGCTCCCTGGGCCAGGGCACCGACACCGACGGCTGGACATCATCGTTGTGCCCTACAGCGAGTTTGCCTGTGCCCTGCTCTACTTCACTGGCTCTGCCCACTTCAACCGCTCCATGCGGGCTCTGGCCAAGACCAAGGGCATGAGCTTGTCGGAGCATGCCCTTAGCACGGCTGTGGTCCGGGACAGCCGAGGCCTCAAGGTGGGGTCTGGCCGAGTGCTGCCCACTCCCACTGAGAAGGATGTCTTCAGGCTCTTAGGCCTACCCTACCGGGAGCCAGCTGAGCGGGACTGGTAA